In Halorubrum sp. PV6, a single window of DNA contains:
- a CDS encoding winged helix-turn-helix domain-containing protein translates to MVRDPSREPDPPSVDDVLDALADDDARRIVSALSEPKTASELSEECDIPLSTTYRKLERLTDASLLSESTDIRRDGQHTTRYAVSFETVTVSVEEADDREFDIEFTRPERSRDERLADLWSELREET, encoded by the coding sequence ATGGTGCGGGACCCGTCGCGCGAGCCCGATCCGCCGTCAGTCGACGACGTGTTGGACGCGCTGGCAGACGACGACGCACGGCGGATCGTGTCGGCGCTCTCCGAGCCGAAGACGGCGAGTGAGCTCTCGGAGGAGTGCGATATTCCGCTGTCGACGACCTACCGGAAACTGGAGCGGCTCACCGACGCCTCCTTGCTGTCGGAGTCGACCGACATTCGCCGCGACGGACAGCACACGACCCGCTACGCCGTCTCGTTCGAGACCGTGACCGTCTCCGTCGAAGAGGCGGACGACCGCGAGTTCGACATCGAATTCACGCGCCCGGAGCGCAGCCGGGACGAACGACTGGCCGACCTGTGGTCGGAGCTTCGCGAGGAAACATGA
- a CDS encoding RimK/LysX family protein, giving the protein MSSDPVRVGVLSLHNSKETKAICNAVEGLGHEPVWLREENAAISVDDGDVSVEPQVDVIANRLLVSNTDQPAELLGLAKTFERIRPMLNDPDSVLASIHKFATAATLADWNIRVPDALLALSNDRLNEGRERFGEVGVYKTAIGTHGGGTWKVDLTERVNPKVGNRQAFLQKLIDRDDEKHRDLRVYIVGDEIVGSMYRYAPEGDWRTNVALGGAVEDATDDMPDEAAETALYAADVMDLDYAGVDLVEGYDGWYVLEVNPTAGFKGLHEATGTSPAPYIAKLAIETVGGEVDDEAVERISATLDDSRPSCAPIPKPTPSEQPVIGYIEEVVVTGTSGSTQALAKSDTGATRTSIDTQLAAEIGAGPIKSMTRVKSGSVKGGKARPVVDLVIGIGGNQHTVTASVEDRGHMDYPLLLGRDILTDYRVDVRKRADSDEAERRDKGEILEEE; this is encoded by the coding sequence ATGAGTTCGGATCCGGTACGAGTGGGAGTACTTTCGTTACACAACAGCAAGGAGACGAAGGCGATCTGCAACGCCGTCGAAGGTCTCGGTCACGAGCCGGTGTGGCTGCGCGAGGAGAACGCCGCGATAAGCGTCGACGACGGCGACGTGTCCGTCGAACCCCAGGTCGACGTGATCGCGAACCGGCTCCTGGTCTCGAACACCGACCAGCCCGCGGAGCTGCTCGGGCTGGCGAAGACGTTCGAGCGCATCCGCCCGATGCTGAACGACCCCGACTCGGTGCTGGCGTCGATCCACAAGTTCGCCACGGCGGCGACGCTCGCCGACTGGAACATCCGCGTGCCGGACGCGCTGCTCGCGCTGTCGAACGACCGGCTCAACGAGGGGCGCGAGCGCTTCGGCGAGGTCGGCGTTTATAAGACGGCCATCGGCACCCACGGCGGCGGGACGTGGAAGGTCGACCTCACGGAGCGGGTGAACCCGAAGGTCGGCAACCGGCAGGCGTTCCTCCAGAAGCTCATCGACCGCGACGACGAGAAACACCGGGACCTGCGGGTGTACATCGTCGGCGACGAGATCGTCGGATCGATGTACCGCTACGCGCCCGAGGGTGACTGGCGGACCAACGTCGCGCTCGGCGGCGCGGTCGAGGACGCGACCGACGACATGCCCGACGAGGCCGCCGAGACCGCGCTGTACGCGGCCGACGTGATGGACCTCGATTACGCCGGCGTCGACCTCGTCGAGGGGTACGACGGCTGGTACGTCCTGGAGGTGAACCCGACGGCCGGGTTTAAAGGACTCCACGAGGCGACGGGGACGAGCCCCGCCCCGTACATCGCGAAACTCGCGATCGAGACGGTCGGCGGCGAGGTCGACGACGAGGCGGTCGAACGCATCTCCGCGACGCTCGACGACTCGCGACCCTCCTGTGCCCCGATCCCGAAGCCCACGCCGAGCGAACAGCCCGTCATCGGCTACATCGAGGAGGTCGTCGTCACCGGGACCTCGGGCTCCACGCAGGCGCTCGCGAAGTCCGACACGGGCGCGACCCGGACCAGCATCGACACCCAGCTCGCCGCCGAGATCGGGGCCGGCCCGATAAAGAGCATGACGCGCGTGAAGTCCGGGAGCGTGAAGGGCGGGAAGGCCCGACCGGTCGTCGACCTGGTCATCGGGATCGGCGGCAACCAACACACCGTCACGGCCAGCGTCGAGGACCGAGGCCACATGGACTACCCGCTCCTGCTCGGCCGCGACATCCTCACCGACTACCGGGTCGACGTTCGGAAGCGCGCCGACAGCGACGAGGCCGAGCGGCGCGACAAAGGCGAGATACTCGAAGAGGAGTGA
- a CDS encoding succinylglutamate desuccinylase/aspartoacylase family protein — protein sequence MSDDRMFTYNGGSVPPGETQNIRYGISETYLGDPVRIPVTIVNGERDGPTAFLTAAAHGDELNGIEVVREVAHEWDLSELAGTLVCLPVLNVPGFIAQQRYLPVYDRDLNRSFPGEPGSTSSKRMADQIYSNFIKPCDFGLDFHTSTRGRTNMLHVRGDMTVDGVHRLSMAFGSKVIIDSEGPSGTLRGEATANGIPTITIEMGEAHRFQRPLIDDALAGVRSVFAEYELLDTDTVRWPGWRTIVAGAGEKTWLRADSGGIVDTHFGSGSLVREGERIATITNPFKEDAVGVEAPFTGLLIGLLENPVVYPGNPLCHLVEIDESTRRAIEAGDAPEPVGQPEPMESSLR from the coding sequence ATGAGCGACGACCGGATGTTCACGTACAACGGCGGCTCGGTGCCGCCGGGCGAGACGCAGAACATCCGCTACGGTATCAGCGAGACGTATCTCGGCGACCCGGTTCGGATCCCGGTGACGATCGTCAACGGCGAGCGCGACGGTCCCACCGCGTTCCTCACGGCGGCCGCCCACGGCGACGAACTCAACGGGATCGAAGTCGTCCGCGAGGTCGCCCACGAGTGGGATCTCTCGGAACTCGCGGGCACGCTCGTCTGCCTGCCCGTCCTCAACGTTCCCGGCTTCATCGCCCAACAGCGGTATCTCCCGGTGTACGACCGCGACCTCAACCGGTCGTTCCCCGGCGAGCCCGGCTCGACGAGTTCGAAGCGGATGGCCGATCAGATCTACTCGAATTTCATCAAGCCCTGCGACTTCGGGCTCGACTTCCACACCTCAACCCGCGGCCGGACGAACATGCTCCACGTCCGCGGCGACATGACCGTCGACGGGGTCCACCGGCTTTCGATGGCGTTCGGTTCGAAGGTGATAATCGACAGCGAGGGCCCCAGCGGAACCCTCCGGGGCGAGGCGACCGCGAACGGAATCCCGACGATAACCATCGAGATGGGCGAGGCCCACCGGTTCCAGCGCCCGCTCATCGACGACGCGCTCGCCGGCGTTCGCTCCGTCTTCGCCGAGTACGAACTGCTCGACACCGACACGGTGCGCTGGCCCGGCTGGCGGACCATCGTCGCCGGGGCCGGCGAGAAGACGTGGCTTCGCGCGGACTCGGGCGGCATCGTCGACACCCACTTCGGGAGCGGATCGCTCGTTCGCGAGGGCGAGCGGATCGCGACGATCACCAACCCGTTTAAAGAGGATGCGGTGGGGGTCGAAGCCCCCTTCACCGGGCTGCTCATCGGCCTCCTCGAGAACCCGGTCGTGTATCCGGGGAACCCGCTCTGTCACCTCGTCGAAATCGACGAGTCGACCCGCCGGGCCATCGAAGCCGGCGACGCGCCGGAGCCGGTGGGACAGCCCGAGCCGATGGAGAGCTCCCTTCGATAG
- a CDS encoding DUF1684 domain-containing protein, translated as MTDDYAERLRANRREKDEFFAEHPQSPIPPERRDGFEGLDYFEPDPDYRVEATVTVHDDPEPVEMETTASNPVRYLRIVTFAFEVDGEEHALAGYRQAGEEGAIFVPFRDKTTGQQTYHNGRYMELEPDEAVADGDAVTVDFNLAYNPFCAYSETFSCPLPPEENWLEIVVPAGEMAPDIE; from the coding sequence ATGACCGACGACTACGCCGAGCGCCTCCGCGCGAACCGCCGCGAGAAGGACGAGTTCTTCGCCGAACACCCGCAGTCCCCGATCCCGCCGGAACGCCGCGACGGCTTCGAGGGGCTCGACTACTTCGAGCCGGACCCCGACTACCGCGTCGAGGCGACCGTGACCGTCCACGACGACCCGGAGCCGGTCGAGATGGAGACCACGGCGAGCAACCCGGTTCGATACCTCCGAATCGTCACCTTCGCGTTCGAGGTCGACGGCGAGGAGCACGCGCTCGCGGGCTACCGACAGGCGGGCGAGGAGGGCGCCATCTTCGTCCCCTTCCGAGACAAGACGACCGGTCAACAGACGTACCACAACGGGCGGTACATGGAACTCGAACCCGACGAGGCGGTGGCCGACGGCGACGCGGTGACGGTCGATTTCAACCTCGCGTACAACCCCTTCTGTGCGTACAGCGAGACGTTCTCCTGTCCGCTGCCGCCGGAGGAGAACTGGCTTGAAATAGTCGTCCCTGCCGGTGAGATGGCGCCGGACATCGAGTAG
- a CDS encoding ATP-binding protein, whose translation MTLEDFTEFGEEEGDGDAGDADAASAERGEAAAADAKEGPGTGGGDARDDDAGDARGAPDEEAGDATDTGSAPSDADAEFAPYDVTPAGTDAGLGVVSVSQGLRVAEEAEETTLRAFVTTGNRESVRLGKYLLVPYPDGERLFCRITGLEYAQEFRSDDATEIHARRQMRREEFAERDYKFMAELEPMSVVYGDGDDMKRRMTDRVPKPGAVVEEASDDAEIKTGLKIPEDGVFLGHLSVGGEKVRTAATPPTVDYRVKDDYADGDPLAFRHTLVAGGTGSGKTHASKNVLRQYLDADRTYPTGDGRESRLAVVQFDPQDEYAQMHDDNPDLGADFARRLDREGIAHGGHDNTVALVPRVANATYPGEGHRAERVEFTIPFSLARDMPWLVAGSGLNENQYPALLTLINRFFRDYGDSGTYSQFLSYLDDPALKEELDESGRVHEATFDAVKRRVRAVPGGVFDQDAKPITELDHTLVRPGGLSVVPTYHLPTSRQKEIVVLAVSRLLVDDKLSNDPKSDRIEETPLLIGMDEAHNFLADADTVQAQKVVQKFTEAAKQGRKERLGLFLITQDPQDVAESVFKQVNTKIVLNLGDEDAISSVNIPANLAGKVPYMEKGQMVVYSPDNSEPVELIGLSKCVTRHGA comes from the coding sequence ATGACGTTGGAGGACTTCACCGAGTTCGGCGAGGAGGAGGGCGACGGCGACGCCGGAGACGCTGACGCCGCGAGCGCCGAACGCGGGGAAGCGGCCGCCGCAGACGCCAAAGAGGGTCCCGGAACCGGTGGCGGCGACGCCCGTGACGACGACGCTGGCGACGCCCGCGGCGCGCCCGACGAGGAGGCCGGCGACGCGACGGACACGGGGTCGGCGCCGAGCGACGCCGACGCGGAGTTCGCCCCGTACGACGTGACGCCGGCCGGGACCGACGCCGGCCTCGGCGTCGTCTCCGTTTCACAGGGGCTCCGCGTGGCGGAGGAGGCCGAAGAGACGACGCTGCGGGCGTTCGTCACGACCGGCAACCGCGAGTCGGTCCGGCTCGGGAAGTACCTCCTCGTCCCGTATCCGGACGGCGAGCGACTGTTCTGTCGGATCACCGGGTTAGAGTACGCACAGGAGTTCCGGTCGGACGACGCTACCGAGATCCACGCCCGGCGGCAGATGCGCCGGGAGGAGTTCGCCGAGCGCGACTACAAGTTCATGGCCGAGCTGGAGCCGATGTCGGTCGTGTACGGCGACGGCGACGACATGAAACGCCGGATGACCGACCGGGTCCCCAAACCCGGCGCGGTCGTCGAGGAGGCCTCCGACGACGCCGAGATCAAGACCGGGCTGAAGATCCCCGAGGACGGCGTCTTCCTCGGCCACCTCTCCGTCGGCGGCGAGAAGGTGCGGACGGCGGCGACGCCCCCGACGGTCGACTACCGAGTGAAGGACGACTACGCCGACGGCGACCCGCTCGCGTTCCGGCACACCCTCGTCGCCGGCGGCACCGGGTCCGGGAAGACCCACGCCTCGAAGAACGTCCTGCGGCAGTACCTCGATGCGGACCGCACCTACCCCACCGGCGACGGCCGCGAGTCGCGGCTGGCGGTCGTCCAGTTCGACCCCCAAGACGAGTACGCGCAGATGCACGACGACAACCCGGACCTGGGCGCCGACTTCGCGCGCCGGCTCGACCGGGAGGGGATCGCCCACGGCGGCCACGACAACACCGTCGCGCTGGTGCCCCGCGTCGCGAACGCGACGTACCCCGGCGAGGGACACCGCGCGGAGCGCGTGGAGTTCACCATCCCCTTCTCGCTGGCTCGGGACATGCCGTGGCTCGTCGCCGGCTCCGGGCTCAACGAGAACCAGTACCCCGCGCTGTTGACGCTGATAAACCGCTTCTTCCGCGATTACGGCGACTCGGGGACGTACAGCCAGTTCCTCTCGTACCTCGACGACCCGGCGCTCAAAGAGGAGCTCGACGAGAGCGGCCGCGTTCACGAGGCGACGTTCGACGCCGTCAAGCGTCGCGTCCGGGCGGTTCCGGGCGGCGTCTTCGACCAGGACGCGAAGCCGATCACCGAGTTGGACCACACCCTCGTGCGGCCGGGCGGCCTCTCCGTCGTGCCCACCTACCACCTGCCGACCTCCAGACAGAAGGAGATCGTCGTCCTGGCGGTGTCGAGACTGCTCGTCGACGACAAACTCTCCAACGACCCGAAGAGCGACCGAATCGAGGAGACGCCCCTCCTCATCGGGATGGACGAGGCGCACAACTTCCTCGCCGACGCCGACACCGTGCAGGCCCAGAAGGTCGTCCAGAAGTTCACCGAGGCGGCGAAACAGGGCCGCAAAGAGCGGCTCGGGCTCTTCTTGATCACGCAGGACCCGCAGGACGTGGCCGAGTCCGTCTTCAAACAGGTGAACACCAAGATCGTCTTGAATCTCGGCGACGAGGACGCCATCTCCAGCGTGAACATCCCCGCGAACCTCGCCGGGAAGGTTCCCTACATGGAGAAGGGACAGATGGTGGTCTACTCGCCGGACAACTCCGAGCCGGTGGAGCTGATCGGGCTCTCGAAGTGCGTGACGCGGCACGGCGCCTGA
- a CDS encoding helix-turn-helix domain-containing protein — protein sequence MSDAREELSRRIAGEITLSDDPGATLRKWRTDFDVSQTELADQLDVSSSVVSDYESGRRESPGIGVVRRTVEGLLDIDERRGGGRLRQYARVLSAGFESDIVHDLREYSTAVPLETFYEAMGATEIVRGEQDHVNGHTVINSIEAITRLSSEEFYRLYGQSTNRALVFTRVTRGESPLVALRVVSPTPNAVVLHGIEDGDLWDHAADLARVDGFSLAVSNRDLDDCLSDLQAL from the coding sequence ATGAGCGACGCACGCGAAGAGCTCTCCCGCCGGATCGCCGGCGAAATAACGCTCAGCGACGACCCCGGAGCGACGCTCCGGAAGTGGCGGACCGACTTCGACGTGTCCCAGACCGAACTGGCGGACCAGTTAGACGTCTCCTCGTCGGTCGTCTCGGACTACGAGAGCGGGCGCCGCGAGAGTCCGGGCATCGGCGTCGTCCGGCGGACCGTCGAGGGACTCCTGGACATCGACGAGCGCCGCGGCGGGGGGCGGCTCCGGCAGTACGCGCGGGTGCTCTCGGCCGGCTTCGAGAGCGACATCGTCCACGACCTCCGAGAGTACTCGACCGCGGTCCCGCTCGAAACGTTCTACGAGGCGATGGGGGCGACGGAAATCGTCCGCGGCGAGCAGGACCACGTCAACGGCCACACCGTCATCAACTCCATCGAGGCGATCACCCGCCTGTCCAGCGAGGAGTTCTACCGCCTGTACGGTCAGTCGACGAACCGCGCGCTCGTGTTCACCCGCGTCACGCGCGGCGAGTCGCCGCTGGTCGCGCTGCGGGTCGTGAGCCCGACGCCGAACGCGGTCGTCCTCCACGGCATCGAAGATGGGGATCTGTGGGACCACGCTGCGGACTTGGCCCGCGTCGACGGCTTCTCACTCGCGGTGTCGAACCGCGACCTCGACGACTGCCTGAGCGACCTTCAGGCGCTGTGA